In a genomic window of Staphylococcus taiwanensis:
- a CDS encoding NAD-dependent succinate-semialdehyde dehydrogenase, protein MAALEVLNPATNEIIETLEYTDESTAKQQIERAHEAFKSWRNVDAHERADKLYQWFTLINEHKDELAELITKEGGKPLKEAQGEVDYANSYVSWYAEEAKRIYGRTIPANTPNKNIIIKKFPVGVVGAITPWNFPAAMITRKIAPALAAGCTIVCKPATQTPLTTIRLIELAHEAGIPEDAVQYVVMSGKDAGELFTKHPVMQKVTFTGSTNVGKKLIAQAAESVENVTMELGGLAPLIVHNDADIEYAVDQTIASKFRNAGQTCICANRVYVHEAVEAEFVKQLTQKVHDLKVGNGMDEGVTIGPLINEDGVKKVVNQLKDAESKGAKLSRSLEDAQALGGNFLKPVVVSNANQDMLAMQEETFGPIVPIATYSDLNDAIQMANDTQFGLAAYFFTNDYRTGFHLYHSLDYGVIGWNDGGPSAAHAPFGGMKESGYGREGGTEGIEPYLETKYLSIGNM, encoded by the coding sequence ATGGCAGCATTAGAAGTCTTAAATCCAGCGACGAATGAAATAATAGAAACATTAGAATATACAGATGAATCAACAGCGAAACAACAAATTGAGAGAGCGCATGAAGCGTTCAAATCTTGGAGAAACGTTGATGCACATGAACGTGCAGATAAGTTATACCAATGGTTCACACTAATTAATGAACATAAAGATGAACTGGCAGAACTCATTACTAAAGAGGGCGGTAAACCGTTAAAAGAAGCACAAGGTGAAGTCGATTATGCGAATTCTTACGTATCTTGGTATGCCGAGGAAGCCAAACGTATTTATGGTCGCACGATTCCAGCGAATACACCAAATAAAAACATTATCATTAAGAAATTCCCAGTAGGTGTGGTTGGTGCCATTACGCCATGGAACTTTCCGGCAGCAATGATTACACGTAAGATTGCGCCAGCATTAGCTGCAGGTTGTACCATAGTGTGCAAACCAGCTACGCAAACACCATTAACTACGATTCGTCTCATTGAATTAGCCCATGAAGCGGGTATACCGGAAGACGCTGTTCAATACGTCGTGATGTCTGGTAAAGATGCAGGCGAACTGTTCACGAAACATCCTGTGATGCAGAAAGTGACATTTACAGGTTCAACTAACGTAGGTAAGAAATTAATTGCGCAAGCTGCTGAATCCGTTGAAAATGTCACAATGGAACTAGGCGGTTTAGCACCGTTAATCGTTCACAACGATGCGGATATTGAATATGCCGTAGATCAAACGATTGCTTCAAAATTCCGAAATGCAGGTCAAACGTGCATTTGTGCAAACCGAGTTTACGTGCACGAAGCGGTTGAAGCAGAATTTGTAAAACAATTAACTCAAAAAGTCCACGACTTAAAAGTCGGAAATGGTATGGACGAAGGTGTTACGATTGGTCCATTGATTAATGAAGATGGCGTGAAGAAAGTCGTTAATCAATTAAAAGATGCGGAATCTAAAGGTGCTAAATTATCACGTTCATTAGAGGATGCTCAAGCGTTAGGCGGTAACTTCTTGAAACCTGTTGTGGTATCAAATGCGAACCAAGATATGTTAGCAATGCAAGAAGAAACGTTTGGACCGATTGTACCTATTGCAACATACTCTGATTTAAACGATGCGATTCAAATGGCGAATGATACGCAATTTGGCTTAGCTGCTTACTTCTTTACAAATGATTATCGCACAGGCTTCCACTTATATCATTCACTTGATTATGGCGTTATCGGTTGGAATGATGGCGGTCCATCAGCAGCCCATGCACCATTTGGCGGTATGAAAGAAAGTGGCTATGGCCGTGAAGGTGGTACAGAAGGTATCGAACCATACTTAGAAACAAAATATTTATCAATAGGTAATATGTAG
- a CDS encoding NAD(P)-dependent alcohol dehydrogenase, which translates to MSETIPDKMKVALMHEPYDIEIIERDMPEVGPKDVLIKMMAVGVCGSDVHYYAHGRVGEFVVEKPIVLGHECAGMVAQIGDEVTDFKVGDRVAIEPGEPCRECEYCKSGKYNLCPHMEFMATPPYDGAFCEYVSHPADFLYHLPDSVTYEQATLVEPFSVGLQACKRADIKPGSTVVIMGMGPVGLMAVVAAKAYGATNIIVSDLEDNRLEAAKRLGATTAINIKNEDVVERIKELTDGQGVNYAIETAGNPIALRSALNSLKDGGTLAIVGLPQEDMNEINVPFIANHEINIVGVFRYANTYPQGIQILSTTDADIDSLFTHQFELADTKQAMELTRTSKGDALKVMVYPNGFLDK; encoded by the coding sequence ATGAGTGAAACAATTCCAGATAAAATGAAAGTTGCATTAATGCATGAACCTTATGATATTGAGATTATTGAACGAGATATGCCTGAAGTAGGGCCAAAAGATGTCTTAATTAAGATGATGGCAGTTGGGGTATGTGGTTCTGACGTACATTATTATGCACATGGTCGTGTAGGTGAATTTGTTGTTGAAAAGCCAATCGTATTAGGTCACGAATGTGCTGGTATGGTAGCGCAAATCGGGGATGAAGTAACGGACTTTAAAGTAGGCGATCGTGTCGCAATCGAACCTGGGGAACCTTGTCGTGAATGTGAATACTGTAAATCTGGTAAATATAATTTATGTCCACACATGGAATTCATGGCGACACCACCGTATGATGGTGCTTTTTGTGAATATGTTAGCCATCCGGCAGACTTCCTTTATCATTTACCAGACTCAGTGACTTATGAACAAGCTACATTAGTTGAACCATTCTCAGTAGGTTTACAAGCATGTAAGCGTGCGGATATTAAACCTGGCTCAACTGTTGTGATTATGGGTATGGGTCCAGTTGGTTTAATGGCAGTTGTAGCTGCCAAAGCTTATGGCGCAACAAACATTATCGTTTCAGACTTAGAAGATAATCGTTTAGAAGCGGCTAAACGCTTAGGTGCAACAACAGCAATTAATATTAAAAATGAAGACGTTGTAGAACGCATTAAAGAATTAACAGACGGTCAAGGCGTTAACTATGCGATTGAAACAGCAGGTAATCCAATTGCCTTAAGAAGTGCATTAAATTCATTAAAAGATGGCGGCACATTAGCTATTGTTGGTTTACCACAAGAAGATATGAACGAAATCAACGTGCCATTTATTGCGAATCATGAAATTAATATTGTTGGTGTCTTCAGATATGCCAATACGTATCCACAAGGTATTCAAATCTTAAGTACAACAGACGCTGACATTGATTCATTATTCACACATCAATTCGAACTTGCCGATACAAAACAAGCTATGGAATTAACACGTACAAGTAAAGGCGATGCCTTGAAAGTCATGGTTTATCCAAACGGTTTCTTAGATAAATAA
- a CDS encoding DUF418 domain-containing protein, protein MSEKRIVGLDIIRGIAIAVVLFANVSDILPIVQGEVKPTFTHADHIVKQFFAIFIDTRFITLFTLLFGIGMGIFMNNARKKSLSPIKLMFRRLIFLLIVGIPGVILVLPYAQYALSGLILMFLFLLPKPRYTLWISFVLIVGTTVEILIAPSSNPMFYTLLGVMTFGLYLSQSGLIYQFHEKRTWFIVTLCISSLIVALLVILKVTGLPYNWTTIEDLVTPYQAIIYFIVLIFMTQKVTIQQMLKPFEKLGKTAFTNFMTQMILLYIVVKCFFPYDHPTPTQSLYIGLPILVVNILATYWWLSCHRQGPLEILWRKWTYKNVPKNK, encoded by the coding sequence ATGAGTGAAAAACGTATTGTTGGATTAGATATCATTAGAGGTATTGCCATAGCTGTAGTATTATTTGCCAATGTGTCAGATATTCTTCCCATAGTTCAAGGTGAAGTAAAACCAACGTTTACACACGCAGACCACATTGTTAAACAGTTCTTTGCAATTTTCATTGATACACGTTTCATCACCTTATTTACCTTATTGTTTGGTATCGGTATGGGAATATTCATGAATAATGCACGAAAAAAATCTCTATCACCGATTAAATTAATGTTTCGCCGACTCATTTTCTTACTTATTGTCGGTATCCCTGGCGTGATACTAGTGTTGCCTTACGCACAATACGCCCTAAGTGGCCTTATTTTGATGTTTTTATTCTTATTGCCAAAACCACGCTATACTTTATGGATCTCCTTTGTTTTAATCGTCGGTACAACCGTTGAAATTTTGATTGCACCATCTTCAAATCCTATGTTTTATACCCTATTAGGTGTGATGACATTTGGTTTGTATTTATCTCAAAGTGGCTTGATTTATCAATTTCATGAAAAACGCACATGGTTTATAGTCACATTATGTATCAGTAGTTTGATTGTAGCGTTATTAGTCATATTAAAAGTAACTGGGTTACCATATAATTGGACAACGATTGAAGATTTAGTAACGCCTTATCAAGCAATTATTTATTTTATTGTCTTAATCTTTATGACACAGAAAGTGACGATTCAGCAAATGCTTAAGCCTTTTGAAAAGTTAGGTAAAACAGCATTTACGAATTTCATGACACAAATGATATTACTATATATTGTGGTGAAATGCTTCTTTCCTTATGACCACCCAACACCAACGCAATCACTTTATATTGGATTGCCTATATTGGTAGTTAATATCTTAGCAACATACTGGTGGCTATCTTGTCATCGCCAAGGTCCACTAGAAATATTATGGCGCAAATGGACGTATAAAAATGTGCCGAAAAATAAATAA
- a CDS encoding amidohydrolase, whose amino-acid sequence MNKRQEIIDIHHHIIPNVYRDALRKIGVTTAGGFPIRKWEPEDSIQMMDELNIDVGYTSISEPATIPFKRKKAAKVARQVNEYQAQLKKKYPDRFKCFALVPMPHVKETIKEIEYALDVLKLDGVGLFSNYGNAYLGNDAFEKVMAALNERHAKVFIHPSSNAEDFQPPQYVVADFIQEFTFNTTRAATNLIFSGTVERYPNIKFILAHAGGTLPYIQWRINNTLETQKYIIQDPKNRLKSLMNNGKSEIFKEVAKHPIQYAKMFKFYRHGLQPSKTITKTAADYMSHFYYDTGLSTGESTFASLKAVTDTEHILFGSDAHYAPNQWIAKMEQDIDNTEAFSDIEKANIFSHNTTKLFK is encoded by the coding sequence ATGAACAAAAGACAAGAAATTATAGATATTCATCACCATATTATTCCAAATGTATATAGAGATGCCTTGCGTAAAATCGGTGTGACTACTGCTGGTGGCTTTCCTATTAGAAAATGGGAACCCGAAGACAGCATTCAAATGATGGATGAGTTAAATATAGATGTAGGTTATACTTCAATATCAGAACCTGCAACGATACCATTTAAAAGAAAAAAAGCTGCTAAAGTAGCACGACAAGTGAATGAATATCAAGCACAATTGAAGAAAAAGTATCCTGATAGATTTAAATGCTTTGCCTTGGTTCCTATGCCACATGTCAAAGAAACAATTAAAGAAATTGAATATGCGTTAGATGTCTTAAAGTTAGATGGCGTTGGATTATTCTCAAATTATGGAAATGCATATTTAGGAAATGATGCATTCGAAAAGGTCATGGCGGCACTTAATGAGCGTCATGCCAAAGTTTTTATTCATCCAAGCTCTAACGCTGAAGATTTCCAACCGCCACAATATGTGGTTGCAGATTTCATCCAAGAGTTTACATTTAATACTACACGTGCAGCTACCAATTTAATATTTAGTGGCACAGTAGAACGCTATCCTAATATTAAATTTATCTTAGCTCATGCTGGAGGTACATTGCCGTATATCCAATGGCGCATCAATAATACATTAGAAACGCAAAAGTATATAATTCAAGATCCTAAAAATAGACTCAAGTCATTGATGAATAACGGTAAGTCTGAAATCTTTAAAGAGGTAGCCAAACATCCAATTCAATATGCGAAGATGTTTAAATTCTATCGTCATGGCTTGCAACCAAGTAAGACAATAACTAAAACTGCGGCTGATTATATGAGTCATTTCTATTATGACACTGGCTTATCTACTGGAGAATCGACATTCGCCAGCTTGAAAGCAGTGACAGATACTGAACATATTTTATTTGGTTCGGATGCACATTACGCACCCAATCAATGGATCGCCAAAATGGAGCAAGACATAGATAATACTGAAGCGTTTAGTGACATTGAAAAAGCGAATATTTTCAGTCATAACACGACGAAATTATTTAAATAA